Genomic window (Alligator mississippiensis isolate rAllMis1 chromosome 7, rAllMis1, whole genome shotgun sequence):
aagcAAAAGAGCCTAGAGctaaaaacacactgaaggcaagagctgccagctccctgcggtatgtGTCGGAGCAGGaaagcttgagcagctggggtatttcacagaagaactggttgatgatatttgagtggcagaaggggagactaaaggtgttcccagtgtgcagtgcagatttgatggcaccagcagcccaagcacaggcagccatctggacgcaagctctcctgtttattattatctcataatgcagtggtttgcagatggcaacgtaccggtcatatgccatgatggtgaggaaggcAAGATTGGCTtcagaaaagaggaagaagagaaatacctgggacacacatccagcataggaaattgtcctggtgtttaagagagaattggccatggactttgggacaatgacagagatggagccaaggtcaaggatggacaaatttgccaaaaaacAGTACATGGgcctgtggaggtggtggtccgtagttacaacagtgataacaaggaggttccccaccagagctgccaggtacgctgccagaaagatAACCacgtgtaagatctgcagctcccgagtgtccgagaagcccaggaggaggaactcggttagagtggtccagttggacatcttccttcccagggcaccgtgcaagtcctgtctataataaaataaaggcagtggtaaggaggagagtaacaaactcagtggctttgatattcccatcaataatgtctccaaatttcatgctaagaatggaaatattccatttttcttcccatgaaatatttcatattaataaataatttttccctggcaagatcctacataaaataaaatattttgatattcctttagaaagtgaagaaaatgttaacaCAGCCACACCTCAGgattcttttcctttgctttaaatctgaaagtcTGTTGTTTTTTCAATAgatctcacctagaaaatgtatgctggaaacaaatatgtatgaaataaaagATGATATATAAAAAAGATGAATTCCTTAGAGGTCCCAATCCCAGCCCTCTACTCTTCCCACCCTACTTCCAATATGCTATATATCATTGTCTGCATTCAtagcaaaaacattgaaaatgtcttcatttactcttgtagctttgaatctattatacataaatgcagaatgatttgtgtagccaggttttccaacttttaatgttttaaaatctccTCTGCATCTTAATAAGACAGGACACTACACCGatgcagaaaacttactgaaacaGTTTTAGTGGAAGTTTCCTAACCTCTTGTGtcacattcaggcttcccctgcaagatcctttgctcttgtccagttgatctctcagctctcctctgcaccagcCACTAGTTtaggtccccagaagcacagctaactcagaggtctttctctgctccctctgtcactgaacgactgaagtgaatccaaccaggtttctgaaTGCACAGCTGACTTCAACCCcgccttgtagaaaaggagtgaaggaAGACAGCAGTTTTTCAGTAGTTTTCTTCTGAAGGCTCCTGGGACTCGTTCCCTGgtgtcctgcacagctcagaaggaaaagcccagatgtaaacagtccgagctgtacagatgttagcagaacagcacagctgtgctctgctttaatctccctcacaacacaagtcaggggatctctgagaaggccctgagcttctctgtcTTGGTCTGTTGTCCCATTGAGCCAGACTGGGCACCTAAGGATGCAGGGAGGCAACAGATTGCAATTGGATTAGTTGCTATGCAGTTTTGCATGAGAACATAAGACACACTGCTTccaattttatttattctttttcttctcatAGCTGTCATGAGATGACTGTCAGTAGAAAAGCGGCTGTACATTTTAAGATGCATTGTCAATCCACAGAATAAAAACTTGATTGTGCTCCAACACAACATTTCCGTTGGTTTAACTACATAACTGAGCTGTAGGTTACTTTGGTGTGAACTAGCCCAGCTTCATTGTCTTTAGTGGGCACTGGAATCTGGACCCTTTTGGCCAGATCCTTTTTCCTCTATTATGTGCCTCCCTGGACTTGATTACATAAATGCGTTACTAGGAATAGAAATCTGTTGAGATGCCTAATAATTATAGgcaatgggggtgggaagggacctcaggaggtcaaaaCAGggccctgctcaaaacaggaccatcctcaactagagcatcccagcaaaggctttgtgtACCTAGGTGTTAATAACtgctaaggatggagattccagaaaCTCCCTGCATAACCCACTCCAGCTCTTTACTATCCTCCTCattagaaagtgtttcctaatatctaacctaaccttcctttgctgcaagtcaagaccattgctccttgttttgccatctgccaccactgagaacagtctatctccatcctccttggaaccctcttcaggtggttgaaggctgtTGTTAAAAGCCCCAGACTACATCCTTTCTCTAGTAGGGGCCCCAATTATGGCCCCTTTCTCTAGTAGGTGCACTCCAGATGTGCTGAATATTATTTTtagggggaataatcacttccctcaatctgttggcatAATTCCTGCAAAtgcagtcagggggtgcactggggctctcagggggtgcatgtgcacccctgtgcaccccctatgcatcaccactgaaaTTAACCTGGGAACTGACCCCTGGCGCACTCTActtcataccagctgccaactagacatcaagccattggttACTGCTCTCTAAACCTGACAATCAAGCCACTTTTCTATCCATTTCATTGCTTCTGAACACGTACAGAAGGTGCATTTTAGGTGCTTAGCAATCACTGTAGACAAACTTTATCTGGCCTTCATTGCAGCATTGGGCTTAGATCTCACAAGCCCTAATCATTTTAGCTTCTTCTGTCCAGTACCTGGTGCCTGGTTGGTCTTGCTGTCAAGTTAGACTATGTTTTTCAAGGAACCTAAAGGTATAGGAAAAATAAGTCCCGCagaagtagaggaggaggagatttcCCTAGTTTGTGATAACTACCTCTGTGCATGGTTTTACGCCATAGTGGTTGCAATCTGAGTCAGGGCAGTTTGCCCCTTATTGAGAAAGGGTATAAAGGATGCTACAGATTCAGGACCAGGTTTCCATAGGCATTGAGATATCTAAAGATTTAGGTAAGCAGCTATTGTGATTTTAAGCGGCACTTAAACAAAAAGAACTAGCCAACCAGCTCATGGAGCTTTCTAAATTCAACTGAACATCTCTCAGCATCTGCGGGTGCCTAAAAACCTTTGTCAATATGTCCCAAAACTTACACTAAGCTAGGAGGCAGGGAACCCTGGATGAAACTTATGTCCTGTGCCTTACAGtaggtctttcatcagtcccacgggacaccgatgcccgctacgggacagggaagtccaggtgggGGTGATCCCCtaccctccattgatgctgacttcatgaaggaacatcttgagaagctggatagcTTCAAGTCAGCCGgacctgacaatcttcaccccagggtactcaaggagctggtgagcatcatagcccagcctctagcgcggatctttgaaaactcttggtgctctggtgtagtgcccgaagactggaagaaggccaatgtggtgcctatcttcatgaaagggaggaaagtggatctggcaaactataggcccatcagcctgacttctatcccgggaaagatcttagaaaagtttattaaagaggccatccttaatggactgtccttctacgaccaggtgacctatcacctggacaagggagaagagattgatctcatatatcttgacttcaaaaaagcattcGATCTGGTTTctcatgatcgcctcttggagaaactggccaattgtcgccttgggtcccccacgatccactggctggaaaattggctccggggtcggacccagagggtagtaattgatggaagtcactcatcgtggtgtcctgtgaccagtggggtcccccaaggctccgtccttggacccatactgttcaacatcttcattaatgatgtggacactggagtcagaagtggactggccaagttcgccgatgacaccaaactttggggcaaagcatccacaccagaagacaggcgagtgatccaggctgacctgaacaggctcagcaagtgggcagatgagaatctgatggtgttcaacgccgataaatgcaaggttctccaccttgggaagaaaaacccgcagcatccttataggctcggcagtgctatgttggctagcactatgcaagaaagagacttgggggtcatcattgaccacaagatgaacatgagcctgcagtgcgatgctgcggctagtaaagcgaccaaaacgctggcttgcatccatagatgcttctcaagcaaatcccgggacgtcattctccccttgtactcgtccttggtgaggccgcagctggagtactgcatccagttttgggctccacaattcaaaaaggatgtggagaagcttgagagagtccagagaagagccacgcgcatgatcagaggtcagggaagcagaccctacgacgacaggctgagagccctggggctctttagcctggaaaagcgcaggctcaggggtgatctgatggccacctataagtttatcaggggtgaccaccagtatctgggggaaggtttgttcaccagagcgccccaagggatgacgactaggtcgaatggtcataaactactacaagactgtttcaggctggacataaggaagaatttctttactgtccgagcccccaaggtctggaacagcctgccatcggaggtggttcaagcgcctacattgaacaccttcaaggcgaaactggatgcttatcttgctgggatcctatgaccccaactgacttcctgccctttggccagggggctggactcgatgatcttccgaggtcccttccagccctaatgtctatgaaatctatgaaatctatgaaaactacaGACCCAGGACGGTCATTTTGCCTTTAAAAACCATTAAATCAGGAGTGTTTACTTTGGGGCCTCTGCTTCTGAGCAATGAAGAGCTCTAGGGACCGAGTCCCACAAGCCCTTAAGAGAGTGACACAGATAAATCACCTTACTGCATCTTCTGCCCTTTCAGTACAGGAGACTCAGAGGCAGCTACAGCCAGTTCATCTGTAGACAGAAATAGTTTTGAATCAAATCATCCGTGTCTTTATTATCTAGAAACTATAGTGGCAGAGGCAAGAGAGACTAGATAGATTGAGAGCTGGGTAATGAGCAACGAATACTGACAGCAGAGGACCAAATGCAACAGAAGCTTGTGGAAACCCCCACAAAGACCAGCACGGTAAGTTGCTTCAAGTCTGAATACACAGAACTGGAAGCGAAGGGCATAAAGAAAGTCAGTGAGGCTGGGATTCTGTGGTTTTGGCCCCGTTACTGCAGGCTAAACCCAAGTGCTGTGTAGCAATCACCGGAGTAAGGCAGACTCCCTCCAAAATCCTGCTTTTGGTCCTGGTGGCAAAGTGACAGCTTGGTTATACAGAGCAGAAGTATCCGAGTGATAGTAGTACCTCCTTTTCACATAGAGATGACAATCCAGCTCTTATGCAGCCCCATATGCTGGTTTGCAACCAGGTGGGAGTCAGTCTGCGTGCAAACCTTTGGTGTGGAGTTATTTCTTACAAGCAGGTCCTGTGTGGTATATCCTCGGGAAGATGGAGCGATGCCATGTTGAAACATTACTGTTACTGTTTGCTAGACGCGCTGTATGGTTTTTTCACAGTGGGGTTAGGACCTTTTTTACCTAAAGGTTTAAACCTAAAGGTTGTGTTTGCTCTTATTTTTTCCAGCCGAGTTTTGGGACAGATGCTGCAGGTGACTCAGCCCTGTGAATGCTACAGAAGTTCTACCATGTTACAGTAGTTTCATAATGAACCTGAATACAACACGAACTTTGAAAGCGTAGTGAGTTTACACCTCCTAGCTGATACCAAGACTGTCATCTGTCTCATAGTGCCTGCTGAATAACGCTATTGCTCAGTTTTGTATCCAAATCAAAATATCCCTTCAAAACCAAACTTTTCCCGTAGATTAAAGATTTGGCTCCAGTTGATCCTGTATTTGAAAGTGAGCGTGTGAGATGTTTTTGACAGGAAAATCAGAGCCATTCTGATGCTGATTGCTGAGCTTTTTGTTCCGTCCACAGGCATCATACAATGGTTTGAAGAAGgcaatgtccaaccaaaccactgtaaccgagttcctcctccagGAGTTTTCTAACGTCCGGGAGCTGCAGCTTTTACACTTTGCCATCTTTCTAGCAGCGTACCTGGCAACTCTGATAGGGAATCTCCTCGTTATCATGGTGGTAGCCCTCGACCACCaccttcacactcccatgtacttcttcctcatgaATTTGTCCATCCTCGACCTGGGAActatctctgtcattgtccccaaatccatggctaattccctgtggaacaccaggtttatttcctatgctggatgtgttgcccaagttttcctcttctttttctttgctacAGCCAACTTTgccttcctcaccatcatggcttatgaTCGATACATTGCCATCTgtaaaccactgcactatgagacCATCATGAACAGAAGAGCTTCTGCCCAGATGGCAGtcagtgcatgggtcagtgccATTCTTTattctgcactgcacactggtaacacttttcggttacctttctgccactccaacatcatcagcaagtttttctgtgatgtcccccagctgctccagctctcctgctctgactccTATCTCAGTGAGGCAGGGATACTTGCCTTTAGTGTCTGTTTATATttaagctgttttgttttcatcgttgtttcgtatgttcagatctttaCTGCAGTACTAAGAATCCCTTCAGAGCAGGGCCAGcataaagccttctccacctgtgtTCCTCACCTCATTGTGGTCTCATTGTTTCTTCTCACTGGCATTTCGGCTTACTTGAAACCAACTTCCAGCACCCCATCCATTCTGGATCTCATAGAATCTGTCCTTTATGCCATATTGCCGCCAATGGTCAACCCTGTCATTTACAGCATGAGGAATAAGGAGATCAAAGCTGGCCTCGGGAAAGTGATTGCCTGTAAAATATTCACTGGGAAGCAAGTGTCCATCTTTTTCTCATAAgtgttatttaattattttttttctgcattgagatatatatgtgtgtgtgtgcgtgtgtgtgtgtgtgtgtgtgtgtgtgtgtagtataacTGATAGATATGTTCACCAAGTAAAGCAGGGTGCAATCCACACCAACTTCACTGATGTAAGTAAAGTTCCTCTAGATTTAAATCATCTTAATTGCAATTAGACTTCCTATACTTAGAAGTTGATGCTACGATCTTTCCCATCTCAAAGGAGCTTGGTGTGAAAGTGCTCAAGGTATGTTGCTACAGCTCCAGCAAGTTAAGATTAACCTTGCTCTTCCCCTGTGCTAATGCCCCTGCTAATTCAGGTCACCTATAAATGTGAACTTGGTTAATAGTCCTTCATGGTCAAAGTTTGCTGGATGGGATGCTAGGCACAAAGCTTCCTTACGTGCTATTTTGCTACTGAAACTGGGTCACTGTGGCAATTCATCACCTTCCTTGTCAAATCAATAGCAGAGACAAGTCTGTAGTGGATTTCAGGGAATCAAAGGTGTTCTGTGGGATGAGAGCTTACCTGTGTTTCTTAAAAGCATACTCCCCATCAGTTAGTCAGTGGGCTTTTTTTCTTCAGGATAGGTATTTGGAAGTACTTGGGCAGATGGATGCAtggggagtggggcgggggggtgttgAGGAAATTAGGAATGTTTGCTTAGATGCCCATCTGCATGATTTCTCAGCTAGTATTTCCTTATAtcatggtttttctttttaaatggggaATCCCAAGAGACAGAATATTTTAATGCTGCTGATACTATTGAGTTATTAAAATTGAGTGTGTTCATGTATAACCTTGATTAAGGGtcatttttttaatcatgtttaacatcactgagaacagcccagctgcatcctctttggttccaccctgcagggagttaaaggctgctattaaatcccctgtcagtcttctctgctccagactaaataagtccagttcctttagcctctccttagaagtcatgtgccctagtctccctcaccatttttgttgccctctgctggactctctccaatttgtccacatcctttctgtaggggcaggggacacaaactggacacagtaccccacatttggcctcactggtgctgaatagaggggaaacatcactccccttgacctactggcaacacacctaccaacgtggtccagtatgttgttagccttcttggcaacaagggcacactgctggctcatattcagcttattgtccactgtagccccaaatcctgttctgcagagctgctgcccagccagtcggtccccagcatatactggtgcatgggattgtcctgtcctaagtgcaggactttgcacttgtccttattcatagattcataattGTTAGGGTTGAGAGGAACCTTGGtagattatc
Coding sequences:
- the LOC132251676 gene encoding olfactory receptor 14A16-like, producing MSNWTTLTEFLLLGFSDTRELQILHVVIFLAAYLAALVGNLLVITVVTTDHHLHRPMYCFLANLSILDLGSISVIVPKSMANSLLNTRTISYAGCVSQVFLFFLFSEANLAFLTIMAYDRYVAICKPLHYEIIINRRACVQMAACAWAAGAIKSALHTGNTFSLPFCHSNIINQFFCEIPQLLKLSCSDTYRRELAALAFSVFLALGSFAFIVVSYVQIFTAVWSIPSEQGQQKAFSTCIPRLMVVSLLLSTAIIAYTKPISDSPSPLDLLAAVLYSVVPPLMNPVIYSMRNREIQAALRKLLHRLIHSKSNMSIFLS
- the LOC132251811 gene encoding olfactory receptor 14I1-like, with the translated sequence MSNQTTVTEFLLQEFSNVRELQLLHFAIFLAAYLATLIGNLLVIMVVALDHHLHTPMYFFLMNLSILDLGTISVIVPKSMANSLWNTRFISYAGCVAQVFLFFFFATANFAFLTIMAYDRYIAICKPLHYETIMNRRASAQMAVSAWVSAILYSALHTGNTFRLPFCHSNIISKFFCDVPQLLQLSCSDSYLSEAGILAFSVCLYLSCFVFIVVSYVQIFTAVLRIPSEQGQHKAFSTCVPHLIVVSLFLLTGISAYLKPTSSTPSILDLIESVLYAILPPMVNPVIYSMRNKEIKAGLGKVIYKFISQG